The DNA window AGATTCGAGATTACCTCTGGGCAGCTTCCCAAGGGATTATATATCCAACTTACCAAGGATGGAAGCCCACAATGGAAAATTATCGGTACACCAACAATGGACTCTGTGGGATTATATCCAGTGACATTACTATTGACTGGAACTTTGGGTGATTTTTCTTTCGCTCTTGAAAAAACGCTATATCTTGCTGTTATTAATGCTGATCACTATCTTAATGAACCCATATTGGCAGCAGATAAAATTGTCGGCAGTACTGTTGGTGACACAGAGATGATTCTTTATTATCCTGTCAACGAAAATATTCTAGAAGGTACTAGGGAATTTCGTTTTATTCCGATTATTGATGGAAATAGCTGTGACGACTATTCTGATTATATTTCACAAGATGTATTTCAAAAAACAAATATCGCTGATCCGAATGATCCATCAATAGATTATACTTGGGTCTTTTCCCTTGAAACACCACCATTGCCTGAAGGAGAATATTATATTAAATTTGCCCGAAAGGCTTCAGGTGTGGGAACTTGCGCAGACAACACCTTCTCAGCCCACGTCTATGCGTTCACCGCGAATCAAGGAACGCGTGACGTAAGCGTGATCGACACGACCGAAAACCAAATTGTCGATCTTGATGCATCATTGACGGGCAATCAGCGGATGAGCATGCCCGCTGGCACAATCCCGTGGGGGATGGCGTTGAGCAAGACGCCCAAGGACAGCATTGAGTTTTATGTCGTCGATTACGGTCTTGGGGATGTCCAGGTCTATGATGCCGTCAACTATGCCTACGAGACCACGATCCAGCTTCAGAATCGGGACGATTTCGCCTGGGCGGGTCTGGGGGCGGTCGATGTCGATGTGGATTCCCAGGGCTTCGCGTATGTCATTCACACGACCGGCGGGCTCCAGGATCAGCCAGGATTTCCCTATCCGATCTGGAACCCGATCTATGGCAGCATCTCAGTAATAGACACAGCGACAAAAACTCTTGTGGACGTGGATCCCGACGATCCAAAATATCAGATCGGCTGGATGCCTGGAATCCATAGAATCAGAACTTTCGAGCTTTACCCCTACTCCATCTCTATCTTGCGGAGAGATCCGGGAAACGTCATCTATGAAGCAGGAGATGGCTATCCCGGGGAGTACGCCTTTATCTCCGGAGTGGGCCCGCAGCCGCCGGATCCCATTGGCTGGCAGGCCGTGGGATGCACCGATGGACTCCAGGTCATCAATTGCCTGCCTTCGACACCGCCTTGTGCCTGCCCATACGGATGGTGGCACATTTGGGAACCGATGTATGACGTCAGACCCATCACCATTGGCATACTTGACCTTAATCCGCAAATTGTCGCAACAGTGGACAGCGACGGTCATCCTCTCACCTATGCTTCCAATGAGGTCAGCTACAGGAAATTCCTCGGTGTTCAAAACATAGGCGAGGATGGAAGACGGATGGGCCAGGCCAATCAGGGGCTGGACTTCGCCATCTACCCGGACGGTTCGAATGCCTGGGTTTTCGCGGTCAGTCCTACTGAAGACAAGGTCTACTATTTCAATTTCAAAGATGCGATTACTAATCCCACAACATTCAACTACACATCTCTGGATCTTGTTAGTGGAGACCATCCAAGCGATGTAGCCGTCGAGGAAATCAACGGCATTCCTTATGCGTTCACCAGCAACCGCCTATCCGATACGGTCAGCGTTATTCAGGCAACACAGGATCCGCTACCCTTCGTGGCTGGAACGATTGACATCTCCGAGGCAGCGTGTCCAATCTCGACGGACTTTTCCCCCTTTGGGCGCGACCCGATCGCGATTGATACCAGGAGCAAAGGCGACTATGGATATACCGTTAATACCAATTCTGGAACGGTCACAATAATCGATTTAGTAAATCTCTCCTGCCAGGGGGACATCGTACTCGATGAGACGGAATGGACGCGACCCTGGCGCATCGCGATCCAACCGGTCAACACGGTCACCGATTTCTATCAGAGCGTCAAGACAGAACTTGCTGTGGCACCGGATACCGCGTTTACCGAGGCTCCGAAAAAGGACAACCTCATCCGTGAATGGGAAGGCGTGAATGATTTACAGGAAACCAGCGCGGATTCGACAGCGGTTTTGGTTCACATTGACAACTTTCAGCGCAACGTCGGTAAATGGGTCACCGATGAAAACACGCTAGCAGCCGTCAATCAGTCCATTGACTTGTACCGGACGGCATACTTAATGAGTCTGCCCTAAGCTCCCTACGCGGAGGGAGAGCCATAGCCTTCTGGGGAGGGGGGAATCAACCCTACGTCGAGGATTTTTGAATGAGTTTGACGCAGCAGATGCAGGTATATTCGCGGCCGCAGCCGTAGTGAGTGTGAGATATTTGTGTTACTGCTCGGCATACCCCAATAACCCACCCCCAGGCGCGAAGACCCGCAAAAAGAAACCTCCCGACGTGGGGAGGAGGACAAGTCGTTCTGCAGACTCGGGTGCGGGAAACGGCGCATAGGGGATGAAACCCGAATTCTCATACTCGGTGCGCAGCGAGACAGTGAAGATATCTGGAGGTGCAAGGAAAACGATTGAAAAAACCGGAGACGTAGACGGAGCCTACGTTGAGGATTTTTGAATGAGTTTGACGCAGCAGATACGGGTATATTCGCGGCCGCAGCCGCAGTGAGTGTGAGAAGTTCGGGTTAGTACTCGGCATACCCTCGTAACCCACCCTCAGGTGCGAAGCCCCGCAATCAGACAACACCCAAATGTAGGGAGAGTGGGAATCCAAATTGCAATGAGGGAGTTCAGAACGGCGCATAGGGGATTCGACACTCGGCATACTCCAGCCATCCACCCACAGGCACGAATCCCCGCAAAAAGAAACCTCTCGATGTGGGGAGGAGGACAAATCATTCTAAAGCCTCGGGTGTGGGGAACGGCGCATAGGGGATTCGACGCTCGGCATACCCTCGCAACTTACCCTCAGGCGCGAATCCCCTCAATCATCTAGTTTTTAATCGTTTGGGAAGAGGAAATTAATATTATAAAGGGGAAGTACAATGCGGCGCATAGGGGATTCGACACTCGGCATACCCTCGTAACCCACCCTCAGGTGCGAAGCCCCGCAATCAGACAACACCCAAATGTAGGGAGAGTGGGAATCCAAATTGCAATGAGGGAGTTCAGAACGGCGCATAGGGGATTTGATGCTCGGCATACTCCAGCCATCCACCCACAGGCACGAATCCCCGCATAATAAAACCTCCCAACGCGGGGAAGAGGACAAGTCGTTCTGCAAACTCGGGTGCGGGGAGCGGCGCATAGGGGATTCGAACCCCTGTTACCGACGTGAGAGGCCAGCGTCCTGGTCCACTAGACGAATGCGCCAGATGGACAAGTATACACGATCCATTTTAGGTAGGCAACACCCAACGGGGGCTTTACAAAGACCGTAGATTGGGTTATGGTCAACGCCGTTGATTCACGTTAATTTTCTACCGTGACATTGTTTGAGGAGGTTTCGATGCGTCTGATTCAAGTTTTCGTTCTTCATCTCTTTGCCCTCTCAGTCTTTGCCGCTGCCGGGGACACCGTATTGATCCGGAACTTTGCCGAAAAATACCAGGCACCCTGTGACGGCGGGGCTATCGAAGTCAAGGTAAATACCGAAGATACCGATTTTACCTACTATTATGTCTCACGGGACTGCCCCCATGACAAGAAACACAACTTTGGCATGCCTGTTGTCTACCTTCCAGGAGAAAAGACTCTCTTTGTCGGAGAATATTTCAACCTGAAACGTCTCAAGGAAGAGGCCGATAACCCCAGGGCGGTGGAGGCATTTATCGGTGAATTCCTGGGTGGAAAGGCAACACTGACCTTCGTGAAAAATGGTAAAGGATACCGGGTTTACGATATGAAAGTCGAAACTGGATTCGGAGCGGTACACCATGAAATGTACCGTTTTAAAGACTTTCACGTCATTCTGGGCAAGGCCTATGGAGATACAGAAGACCCACGTGAGACCCGGGTTCGTGAATTTCCCTGGGGTACTCTTCCCTCAATTGGAGATCCGAGTGCGCCTCATAAGCTGGCCGTATTTCTTGATCTTGAGTGTCCAATGTGTGCACGGGTGGAGAAGGACCTTCTCGAAGCCCTGAAAACTCATCCGGAAATCACGGCATCCTTTGTCCAGTTTCCCCTGGTTTCCATCCACCCCTGGGCGTTTCGTGGAGCCTGCGGAGCCATGTGCTTTTTCTCTGCAGACCCATCCTTCTACTTTGATTTCTTGACAGACATGTATGCCCAGAGGGACACGCTAGATCTGGATACAATCGATTATGCCGTCTTCGGGTTCGCCGATCAGCGTGAGCTTCGACCCCATCTTCTGGACTGCTATCTTAAAACCGATAACATCCGTTCCGTCCTGAACCAGCTGCAGCTGGCCCTTACCCTCGGAGTTCGATTCACACCCGGGCTCTACCTGGATGGCACCCTCTATGTCCCGTCGGATTTGCTCGCCCTCCTAAAGGAAAGGAAATCCTTATCATCGGAGAAGTAGCATCATTCCAAGCACTGCTTAAAAAAAAGGGGCCCCATGTGGGGCCCCTGATTTGTTTCAGTAAATCAACTCAGAACATGAATTTGATGCCGACAACGCCACGATAGAAGGTGGCTTTGGTATCGATGGTGTAATCAAACCAGGAATCCCACATGGCAGCAGTATTGTAGTTGTCACACACGCCATCGCTGTCGCATCCAAGTTCAAGAACCTGTTCACCGGTCACGTCGGTATACCGTCCAGGCATGACGTGATAGATCACAGCTTCATTGTTCAGAGCGTAAAAATACCTCAGGTCAAAGGTAATGGCGAACTTGTCCGAAAGCTTGATATCACCGCCGGCACCCAGGTTAAAGGTGAAGGCATTGAAATCGTCTGCTTTCAAACGAACCGGGAAGAAGGTCTGGGTTCCAAAAACGACATCATTCTGGGGAATCCAGCCCGTGGCTTCTGCATCGAGATGAATGGAGTTCAATCCCACACCGGTGAGGGCATAGAAACGGAACTTTTTTTCCAGGTTTGTAAAATAGT is part of the Thermoanaerobaculia bacterium genome and encodes:
- a CDS encoding thioredoxin domain-containing protein, with the protein product MRLIQVFVLHLFALSVFAAAGDTVLIRNFAEKYQAPCDGGAIEVKVNTEDTDFTYYYVSRDCPHDKKHNFGMPVVYLPGEKTLFVGEYFNLKRLKEEADNPRAVEAFIGEFLGGKATLTFVKNGKGYRVYDMKVETGFGAVHHEMYRFKDFHVILGKAYGDTEDPRETRVREFPWGTLPSIGDPSAPHKLAVFLDLECPMCARVEKDLLEALKTHPEITASFVQFPLVSIHPWAFRGACGAMCFFSADPSFYFDFLTDMYAQRDTLDLDTIDYAVFGFADQRELRPHLLDCYLKTDNIRSVLNQLQLALTLGVRFTPGLYLDGTLYVPSDLLALLKERKSLSSEK
- a CDS encoding outer membrane beta-barrel protein; this encodes MKKLFLLLFALALITPLYAQNNDIFVFGGMYDQSRYDEVGISSHLYDYEGFMTAQDMGYLESKTDAKTGYGLIYTRMLDERLGIEIGYETFSNDLDILSSFSGSFTTPDGGSGSFADSALYKGEIRNYVTELNARYYFTNLEKKFRFYALTGVGLNSIHLDAEATGWIPQNDVVFGTQTFFPVRLKADDFNAFTFNLGAGGDIKLSDKFAITFDLRYFYALNNEAVIYHVMPGRYTDVTGEQVLELGCDSDGVCDNYNTAAMWDSWFDYTIDTKATFYRGVVGIKFMF